Genomic window (Hippoglossus stenolepis isolate QCI-W04-F060 chromosome 11, HSTE1.2, whole genome shotgun sequence):
atgtgttttgaaaggtgctgtatcAATCAAGTTTATTTGCTGTTAAACTATTACTGACTGAGATCTCAACATTGATTTCTAATCactgcatgtctgtctgtcacagttTTGTCAATCAttaagctgcagcaggaaatcTGGTACCTGCAGAAAAGGGGGATCAATGGAACCACACGGAACAAGGAAAGAGGTTAGTCTATTGTATAAACTAGTTAAATCACAAATGATCCAAATATAATCCACAGCTAATACTTCTTTCCCAGAGTTGCAAACCAGAGTGGATGGCCTCAtcagtgaaacaaacaacaaaggcGATGAAAGCATCAAACTGAGTGAgtgtcaaataaatgaaaggtTCACATATGAGTTGTGCTTTCTTTCTTTGGTCCTGGTCTCTGTTATATCCTGGGGATACTTTGTTAGTACATTGGGAGTTAAGCCATattctgctgtgttgttgttcagTGCTGAAAATCATGACGCTGCAGAGTCAGGTGGggcagctgcagaaacagcttTCAGACCACCACATGGTAAAAAGCGCTACGGTAGCCCGTAAGTATCTCCATCCCAAATGTTACAAAACCCAAGCAATCGACCCATAACCCACCTGATAACAATGTAACCTGTAAAACTATCATTATTGTATCCTGATATCGTGcatttaacaaacacatttaatttaaccTCTTTATGTTCGCCTCAGAGCTTCAAAAGGATCTTTCTACCaaagagaaggagctgcagaaaTACGTTGATGAGCTGAACAAGGAGAATCAGGAAAACGCCCAATTGAGTGAGTAAAGAGGGAACATGGTGTTTCCATTCATGACTGAGGAAATCAACATTTGATCTGTCTGTTCCTCAGTTGTGACCATCACTGATCTGAACAACCGTCTCAGAACTCTacaagaagaaaagcaaagcGAGGGCCAAACAACTTCTGCAACAATTACTAGTGGGTGAACTCAATTGTCTTTGACTAAACTGCAACTTCTTCTGAAGCTGAAACATATGTTACCTTTTCTAGAGCTAAAGAAGCAACTGAAGATAAAAGAAGAGGAGCACTTACGGGATCAGGTTGAGATGAGAGGTGCGTTTATTGCACTTTAAATGTACGTTTCtacaacaagaaataaaaaagaccattgatttaaatatgaatgCTATTTTGAACTATAGCTCTGCAGAATGAACTGAACCAGACGGCAGCACAGTGTTCCAGCTTTGGGCAGAAAATTCAAGGTGAGGGAAACCTGTTGACTTTGTGTCCTTCTTGGTCGGCACTGAAAAACGGGTCCTTTGGGACTCTGTTGCAGGATGTATAGGTTTTTGACAATATCAAATACATGCTGTCTTATGAACTGGGTTGTAGTATAGGCAGTGAATTGCTCATTATTTTGTGATTGTGGCTTAAAACTTAGTGAATAACAAGAAGAGAGTGCTACCCTGGAGAATCGCTGAGACGGAAAATCTTGCTGAAAGCATAGTAACAGCAAAACTGCAGGCATGACATGTAGATAAAGAAACGTACCTTGGCAACTACTGTATTAGGACACTTAGAGAGTGGATACCCTGCCATGtcaaagaaagttaaaaaaaaaaattcctgcaTCAGCCCCCTTAATCAAATCTGCTtccaaattaattatttttctttttgccccaATCTTCTACCAAGTGtcaataaaatcagttcagtagtttttgcataatcctactTACAGTCAGATTAACAACATTGAAGATGTAACCTCCTTGCAGAGGTAATAAATGATTCACACTCATCAGAATTTAAGTGTTTTGTCGTCCTCCTATGTCAACTAGCTTTTACCCCAACAACGTCTTTTGGAGTTCTGTCAGTTGTCTTAATGTGTGCCTGTAGATCTGCAGAATGGTCTGGATGAGAAGCTGAAGAAACTGCAGTCTGAATCGGACAGTGTCACTTCACTTGGTAAGAGATGGAACTGTGTTGCTGTTTCGCTCAGTCACGTGTGAGTGGAGGTCCAGTTTATTTTACAGGTTATAGGTGGTGAGAATACATTAGTCTGGTTCCTATGAAGACATTTAAACATCGACAAACTCAAGCCTGACGGATTTTCTCAGATGCACCTACACATTTGCTCTCTGTTCACAAATAATCCTATTGTCTCCCTTTGCATTACAAAAATACAGGAGTATTTACTATAATGGATTGATATGAACACAGTTGGTTGCTGTACATGGAAAGTTTTAAAGATGAGGAAAAACTTTGAACACTTTATTACAGTTCCTGAGTTTAACAGTTCTTTAACATGGTGCTTTCAGCTCTTCAAGTTTCTACATTAaccctgcagcaggaggagttaAAGAGACAACTACAAAACACTGATTCTGAAGCCAAGATACAAGGTTGGtgtctttgtcattttaattattcaggTCAATGAATGCACAAAATATGGCACTGTcacagtaaaatatgaatatgtatgtttaaaatgatgtaaaataatTGAAGTAGgagttgaaatgtaaatattttattgtctttcctctgcagagcttcaAAAACAAATAGAGGAAAAGAACAACAAGTTGGCCGAAaaaacagaggagctgaaagCAAGAAGCGCTCAACCCCAAAGATGTGAGTGGGacataacacaaacatttttttttaaccatagATATGGTCGATTTAGGAAATTTAACGTGCAAGAATAGGGTTATCATTTTATGTTGGATTAATGTTTCCTCTTGTCTTTCAGTTCTACATATTATCTCATTACAAACAGAGATAGTAAAGTTAGTGAACGTGGCAGCAAACAACACAGATTACAGTAAAATTAGAGGTGAGTGACAGAAACACTTCTCCATAAGAACTCCAGACCCGTGGCCATTAAGAAGGaaatgaattaagaaaataaacacaatatatctTTCTTGTCTAAAGCACTGCAGGACCATTTGAATGATCTGATCGAAGGAATTcaagatgaaaacagtgaaaataccaAACTGCGTGAGTGAAATGGTGCTGCCATTGCTGATCCTGGTCTTTTGTATCTGGTGAATTTATCTAATTCAAGCGTTCCTCCTTTAGTCTTTAAGGTTTTGACTCTTCAAGAAGAAGTAGCACGACTGAAGAAGCAAGAAGAGAGTCAGTCAGAAGCTcagttaaagaaaattaaaggtGGGAAGCTGCAGGAAATCCTCACATTTATTCTGTACACTTTTTCCTACCATTTGAGGAAATTGATAAAAATCTATTATGTCTCTCTTCAAGATCTGGAGAACGAATTGGAGGACATCAGAATTCAGATAACAGAAGAGACACTGGCGCTGGACTCCAGTGATTTGACGTTTTCTaatctgtgtgagtgttttgaTCAGTTTTGATTAGAAACAAATAGAACAAGGAGGAGACTGATTAATTACCTTCAGAATGCTGAAAcaagcttttattgttttgtatagCGGCTCGAATTACGGAACTTCACCACAAAATCAAACCACTGGAAGTGAAAATATCAGACCTCAAAGACCAACATGCTGAGAACGTTGCAGGTAAGCAATCaagttttacagtttcattgtaacatgcaaaaaacaaatgcaggcaAATTGTTCGATTATatgattttgtgtttcattttcagcGCTTCAAGCGAGACTGAATTTGTCAAAGAGGCAACTGCAAGACAGCGAACTTCAACTCAAGGATGCAGACGCAAAGAATTTTAAATTGAGTATGACAGCTTGTTAGTCGCGAATGTTTctagttgtgttgtttgtttccttgaAGCACAAAATaacattgtgtctgtgtctctgctaGTAATGGAGATCATTGATCTGAGGGAACAGCTGACAAAGGCTCAGAAACAGACATCACAAGCTGCTGGAAAAAATATTAATGGTTTGtccatttgttattttcctATGATGGGCTTCTGTTGTCGTCACACAATTTGCATGCTAGAATGGCTGTTATACACACATGTATTCATATAAGACCAACACCTAATGACTGAATCTTCTGTATGTTCTCTTAAACAAACATCCGGCAACCTTCCTCTTCTATCTGGAATCTTCATGGTTTTCTTGCCATTGTGCTTATTTTTCTGTCATCTTTCTCAGAATTGGAACAACAacttcaaacacaacaaagagagaataaaaaactgGAAAACTCCAACAGAGGTGAGTAATGCACTCaatatcttttttgttttgggaaATTTGCCTTTTGTACAGATCTATGttacacatgttgtttttcatggcTCTGCGCTGGCGACAGCCGTGGTTGGAAGCACCATGTTTTCGGGTCATCCattcaaacaaaatatataagcaAAGCCTGGAGGGAATTTCACCACATCTGGCACACAGTAGCGTTTGAAGTGACTTTTAGGGTCAAGTGAGCCTACATCAAACCAAGCTGAACCGATCCCCAAAAAGACACACATGACACCAAAACATGTCATTCCAATCTTCAAATGCTTCTTTTACTATCAAAATCACAAACAAAGTGCAGACTGTGCATTCGTACGTGTATGCGTAAATATTTGTAAAGTTGTCAAGTTTAAGCTCAaagctccaccaccaccccagacacatcatacacacacatttagacattcTGGTCTTCAAACAAACCTCTAACATTACGAAACTTTTGCAGAAAGGTAGTGTCATGGGGTCTTGTTAAGCGGTGTCTGACCATGGTGTCAGTAGTACATTGTCAGGCTTTCTGCGGGCCTCTGCTCAGTTCAGGGCCCCAGTTAAATGCCTGCTTTACCTACTTTGTTGCAATGAACGCCCCTGCTGACTCAAGAATGAACTGATTTTAAATTTTGCTGGGTGGGGGTCAAACGTCAAGGTGaccacacaaagcacatttcGTTCAGACCActcatgtttgaaatgtttattgcagcaggaAAACTTCGTCAGAGTTTTGGCATCTAGGCTCCAACTTCATCACTTCCCCAGATATGATTACTTAGATATAATGAAGAGGGATGAGCAAATATCTTTAACCCCTTGTTTGAGCCTATTGGTGGATGCTGGTTGGTGGAGGGGGTGAATCACACAGGCAGCGATACTGACGTAGGGCAACAGAAGCTTTGACAAGCAATGGGAGACATGGGAAATATGTGCAGCTTAAATAGGCCGCCAAATAGGGAGGGTGTGTATGATTGAagattgtggagagtgaggcacgtcacatgattagagcagcgcagctcgagtgtgctgcctgaactagctcacAAGCATCGCGCCACTTTTGGCCATAACTCAAAAATGTACATGCTACCATATGGCACATTTTGATTCAAATGTCTAACAGGATGAAATAGAtagagtgatgacatttcaaatCCAAATAGTGAAAGatcaacttcactgtgacatcacagtgttcTGCTTAAACACTTTTCTGGCTGTTATTCAACTCAAGAACAGAGGGGGAGATAGTGATCATATTTCCTGCTACTTGACTGGTTTGTGGAGACATACAGTTATGTTTTCTGTATTAAGCAAATTAGATATAAATTGTTAATCACTCGTGTGTAGAGGTGATGGTTGGTGGATTATGTCACCTTTGGGCAGATCCCCTCTAGCTGCTTCCCTCGCTTACCTTagtatttatataaaactaaGCTAAGCAGCAGCATCTTCTTATTTACTGTATGAGACGTGTGTTTatcttctcatctaaatctCAGCAAGAAAGTGATTAAGTGCATTCATCAAGATGTTGCCTTTGTCTACAACTATAGCTCTGCAGAATGAACTGAACCAGACGGCAGCACAGTGTTCCAGCTTTGGGCAGAAAATTCAAGGTGAGGGAAACCTGTTGACTTTGTGTCCTTCTTGGTCGGCACTGAAAAACGGGTCCTTTGGGACTCTGTTGCAGGATGTATAGGTTTTTGACAATATCAAATACATGCTGTCTTATGAACTGGGTTGTAGTATAGGCAGTGAATTGCTCATTATTTTGTGATTGTGGCTTAAAACTTAGTGAATAACAAGAAGAGAGTGCTACCCTGGAGAATCGCTGAGACGGAAAATCTTGCTGAAAGCATAGTAACAGCAAAACTGCAGGCATGACATGTAGATAAAGAAACGTACCTTGGCAACTACTGTATTAGGACACTTAGAGAGTGGATACCCTGCCATGtcaaagaaagttaaaaaaaaaaattcctgcaTCAGCCCCCTTAATCAAATCTGCTtccaaattaattatttttctttttgccccaATCTTCTACCAAGTGtcaataaaatcagttcagtagtttttgcataatcctactTACAGTCAGATTAACAACATTGAAGATGTAACCTCCTTGCAGAGGTAATAAATGATTCACACTCATCAGAATTTAAGTGTTTTGTCGTCCTCCTATGTCAACTAGCTTTTACCCCAACAACGTCTTTTGGAGTTCTGTCAGTTGTCTTAATGTGTGCCTGTAGATCTGCAGAATGGTCTGGATGAGAAGCTGAAGAAACTGCAGTCTGAATCGGACAGTGTCACTTCACTTGGTAAGAGATGGAACTGTGTTGCTGTTTCGCTCAGTCACGTGTGAGTGGAGGTCCAGTTTATTTTACAGGTTATAGGTGGTGAGAATACATTAGTCTGGTTcctatgaaaacatttaaacatggaCAAACTCAAGCCTGACGGATTTTCTCAGATGCACCTACACATTTGCTCTCTGTTCACAAATAATCCTACTGTCTTGGCTTTGCATTACAAAAATACAGGAGTATTTACCAAGCCCttcacaattctttttttttttacatctggcAGCTTGGTCATGTGGAAAATATTTGTCAAAAACAGATCTTGTTCGGAGAGCGGTAAAGATAATGGAGAACACAGTTGGTTGCTGTTAATGGAAAGTTTTAAAGATGAGGAAAAACTTTAAACACTTTTATTACAGTTCCTGAGTTTAACAGTTCTTTAACATGGTGCTTTCAGCTCTTCAAGTTTCTACATTAaccctgcagcaggaggagttaAAGAGACAACTACAAAACACTGATTCTGAAGCCAAGATACAAGGTTGGTGTCTTTGTCATTTGAATTATTCAGGTCAATGAATGCACAAAATATGGCACTGTCacagtaaaatatgaatctgtatgtttaaaatgatgACTGTGCTGCTAGTAACaggtaaaataattaaaaagtatCATATTGAAGCAAGAGGAgcagaatttaaatgtaaatattttattgtctttccaCTGCAGAGCTTCAAAAACAAATAGAGGAAAAGAACAACAATTTGGCCGAAaaaacagaggagctgaaagCAAGAAGCGCTCAACCCCAAAGATGTGAGTGGGACATAACATATTGATTGATCGTTCATGTTTGCAAAGATTAACCACCtaataaaagcaacaaacatttttttttaaccatagATATGGTCGATTTAGGAAATTTAACGTGCAATAATAGGGTTATCATTTAATGTTGGATTAATGTTTCCTCTTGTCTTTCAGTTCTACATATTATCTCATTACAAACAGAGATAGTAAAGTTAATGAAGGTGGCAGCAAACAACACAGATTACAGTAAAATTAGAGGTGAGTGACAGAAACACTTCTCCATAAGAACTCCAGACCCGTGGCCATTAAGAAGGaaatgaattaagaaaataaacacaatgtatCTTTCTTGTCTAAAGCAATGCAGGACCATTTGAATGATCTGATCGAAGGAATTcaagatgaaaacagtgaaaataccaAACTGCGTGAGTGAAATGGTGCTGCCATTGCTGATCCTGGTCTTTTGTATCTGGTGAATTTATCTAATTCAAGCGTTCCTCCTTTAGTCTTTAAGGTTTTGACTCTTCAAGAAGAAGTAGCACGACTGAAGAAGCAAGAAGAGAGTCAGTCAGAAGCTcagttaaagaaaattaaaggtGGGAAGCTGCAGGAAATCCTCACATTTATTCTGTACACTTTTTCCTACCATTTGAGGAAATTGATAAAAATCTATTATGTCTCTCTTCAAGATCTGGAGAACAGATTGGAGGACATCAGAATTCAGATAACAGAAAAGACACTGGCGCTGGACTCCAGTGATTTGACGTTTTCTaatctgtgtgagtgttttgaTCAGTTTTGATTAGAAACAAATAGAACAAGGAGGAGACTGATTAATTACCTTCAGAATGCTGAAAcaagcttttattgttttgtatagCGGCTCGAATTACGGAACTTCACCACAAAATCAAACCACTGGAAGTGAAAATATCAGACCTCAAAGACCAACATGCTGAGAACGTTGCAGGTAAGCAATCaagttttacagtttcattgtaacatgcaaaaacaaatgcaggcaAATTGTTCGATTATatgattttgtgtttcattttcagcGCTTCAAGCGAGACTGAATTTGTCAAAGAGGCAACTGCAAGACAGCGAACTTCAACTCAAGGATGCAGACGCAAAGAATTTTAAATTGAGTATGACAGCTTGTTAGTCGCGAATGTTTctagttgtgttgtttgtttccttgaAGCACAAAATaacattgtgtctgtgtctctgctaGTAATGGAGATCATTGATCTGAGGGAACAGCTGACAAAGGCTCAGAAACAGACATCACAAGCTGCTGGAAAAAATATTAATGGTTTGtccatttgttattttcctATGATGGGCTTCTGTTGTCGTCACACAATTTGCATGCTAGAATGGCTGTTATACACACATGTATTCATATAAGACCAACACCTAATGACTGAATCTTCTGTATGTTCTCTTAAACAAACATCCGGCAACCTTCCTCTTCTATCTGGAATCTTCATGGTTTTCTTGCCATTGTGCTTATTTTTCTGTCATCTTTCTCAGAATTGGAACAACAacttcaaacacaacaaagagagaataaaaaactgGAAAACTCCAACAGAGGTGAGTAATGCACTCaatatcttttttgttttgggaaATTTGCCTTTTGTACAGATCTATGttacacatgttgtttttcatggcTCTGCGCTGGCGACAGCCGTGGTTGGAAGCACCATGTTTTCGGGTCATCCattcaaacaaaatatataagcaAAGCCTGGAGGGAATTTCACCACATCTGGCACACAGTAGCGTTTGAAGTGACTTTTAGGGTCAAGTGAGCCTACATCAAACCAAGCTGAACCGATCCCCAAAAAGACACACATGACACCAAAACATGTCATTCCAATCTTCAAATGCTTCTTTTACtataaaaatcacaaacaaaGTGCAGACTGTGCATTACATACGTGTATGCGTAAATATTTGTTAAGTTGTAAAGTTTAAGCTCAaagctccaccaccaccccagacacatcatacacacacatttagacattcTGGTCTTCAAACAAACCTCTAACATTACGAAACTTTTGCAGAAAGGTAGTGTCATCGGGGTCTTGTTAAGCGGTGTCTGACCATGGTGTCAGTAGTACATTGTCAGGCTTTCTGCGGGCCTCTGCTCAGTTCAGGGCCCCAGTTAAATGCCTGCTTTACCTACTTTGTTGCAATGAACGCCCTGCTGACTCAAGAATGAACTGATTTTAAATTTTGCTGGGTGGGGTCAAACGTCAAGGTGACCACACAGAGCACATTTCGTTCAGACCActcatgtttgaaatgtttattgcagcaggaAAACTTCGTCAGAGTTTTGGCATCTAGGCTCCAACTTCATCACTTCCCCAGATATGATTACTTAGATATAATGAAGAGGGATGAGCAAATATCTTTAACCCCTTGTTTGAGCCTATTGGTGGATGCTGGTTGGTGGAGGGTGAATCACACAGGCAGCGATACTGACGTAGGGCAACAGAAGCTTTGACAAGCAATGGGAGACATGGGAAATATGTGCAGCTTAAATAGGCCGCCAAATAGGGAGGGTGTGTATGATTGAagattgtggagagtgaggcacgtcacatgattagagcagcgcagctcgagtgtgctgcctgaactagctcacAAGCATCGCGCCACTTGCAGCCATAACTCAAAATGTACATGCTACCATATGGCACATTTTGATTCAAATGTCTAACAGGATGAAATAGAtagagtgatgacatttcaaatCCAAATAGTGAAAGatcaacttcactgtgacatcacagtgttcTGCTTAAACACTTTTCTGGCTGTTATTCAACTCAAGAACAGAGGGAGATAGTGATCATATTTCCTGCTACTTGACTGGTTTGTGGAGACATACAGTTATGTTTTCTGTATTAAGCAAATTAGATATAAATTGTTAATCACTCGTGTGTAGAGGTGATGGTTGGTGGATTATGTCACCTTTGGGCAGATCCCCTCTAGCTGCTTCCCTCCACCTTagtatttatataaaactaaGCTAAGCAGCAGCATCTTCTTATTTACTGTATGAGACGTGTGTTTatcttctcatctaaatctCAGCAAGAAAGTGATTAAGTGCATTCATCAAGATGTTGCCTTTGTCTACAACTATAGCTCTGCAGAATGAACTGAACCAGACGGCAGCACAGTGTTCCAGCTTTGGGCAGAAAATTCAAGGTGAGGGAAACCTGTTGACTTTGTGTCCTTCTTGGTCGGCACTGAAAAAGCGGTCCTTTGGGACTCTGTTGCAGGATGTATAGGTTTTTGACAATATCAAATACATGCTGTCTTATGAACTGGGTTGTAGTATAGGCAGTGAATTGCTCATTATTTTGTGATTGTGGCTTAAAACTTAGTGAATAACAAGAAGAGAGTGCTACCCTGGAGAATCGCTGAGACGGAAAATCTTGCTGAAAGCATAGTAACAGCAAAACTGCAGGCATGACATGTAGATAAAGAAACGTACCTTGGCAACTACTGTATTAGGACACTTAGAGAGTGGATACCCTGCCATGtcaaagaaagttaaaaaaaaaaattcctgcaTCAGCCCCCTTAATCAAATCTGCTtccaaattaattatttttctttttgccccaATCTTCTACCAAGTGtcaataaaatcagttcagtagtttttgcataatcctactTACAGTCAGATTAACAACATTGAAGATGTAACCTCCTTGCAGAGGTAATAAATGATTCACACTCATCAGAATTTAAGTGTTTTGTCGTCCTCCTATGTCAACTAGCTTTTACCCCAACAACGTCTTTTGGAGTTCTGTCAGTTGTCTTAATGTGTGCCTGTAGATCTGCAGAATGGTCTGGATGAGAAGCTGAAGAAACTGCAGTCTGAATCGGACAGTGTCACTTCACTTGGTAAGAGATGGAACTGTGTTGCTGTTTCGCTCAGTCACGTGTGAGTGGAGGTCCAGTTTATTTTACAGGTTATAGGTGGTGAGAATACATTAGTCTGGTTCCTATGAAGACAGTTAAACATGGACAAACTCAAGCCTGACGGATTTTCTCAGATGCACCTACACATTTGCTCTCTGTTCACAAATAATCCTATTGTCTCCCTTTGCATTACAAAAATACAGTAGTATTTACCAAGCCCttcacaattcttttttttttacatcaggcAGCTTGGTCATGTGGaaaatatttgtcaaaaaaCAGATCTTGGTCTGTGAGCGTTAAAGATAATGGAACACAGTTGGTTGCTGTACATGGAAAAGTTTTAAAGATGAGGAAAAACTTTAAACACTTTTATTACAGTTCCTGAGTTTAACAGTTCTTTAACATGGTGCTTTCAGCTCTTCAAGTTTCTACATTAaccctgcagcaggaggagttaAAGAGACAACTACAAAACACTGATTCTGAAGCCAAGATACAAGGTTGGTGTCTTTGTCATTTGAATTATTCAGGTCAATGAATGCACAAAATATGGCACTGTCacagtaaaatatgaatctgtatgtttaaaatgatgACTGTGCTGCTAGTAACaggtaaaataattaaaaagtatCATATTGAAGCAAGAGGAgcagaatttaaatgtaaatattttattgtctttcctctgcagagcttcaAAAACAAATAGAGGAAAAGAACAACAATTTGGCCGAAaaaacagaggagctgaaagCAAGAAGCGCTCAACCCCAAAGATGTGAGTGGGACATAACATATTGATTGATCGTTCATGTTTGCAAAGATTAACCACCtaataaaagcaacaaacatttttttaaccataGATATGGTCGATTTAGGAAATTTAACGTGCAATAATAGGGTTATCATTTAATGTTGGATTAATGTTTCCTCTTGTCTTTCAGTTCTACATATTATCTCATTACAAACAGAGATAGTAAAGTTAATGAAGGTGGCAGCAAACAACACAGATTACAGTAAAATTAGAGGTGAGTGACAGAAACACTTCTCCATAAGAACTCCAGACCCGTGGCCATTAAGAAGGaaatgaattaagaaaataaacacaatatatctTTCTTGTCTAAAGCAATGCAGGACCATTTGAATGATCTGATCGAAGGAATTcaagatgaaaacagtgaaaataccaAACTGCGTGAGTGAAATGGTGCTGCCATTGCTGATCCTGGTCTTTGTATCTGGTGAATTTATCTAATTCAAGCGTTCCTCCTTTAGTCTTTAAGGTTTTGACTCTTCAAGAAGAAGTAGCACGACTGAAGAAGCAAGAAGAGAGTCAGTCAGAAGCTcagttaaagaaaattaaaggtgggaagctgcaggaaatcctcacatttatttacactttttcCTACCATTTGAGGAAATTGATAAAAATCTATTATGTCTCTCTTCAAGATCTGGAGAACGAATTGGAGGACATCAGAATTCAGATAACAGAAAAGACACTGGCGCTGGACTCCAGTGATTTGACGTTTTCTaatctgtgtgagtgttttgaTCAGTTTTGATTAGAAACAAATAGAACAAGGAGGAGACTGATTAATTACCTTCAGAATGCTGAAAcaagcttttattgttttgtatagCGGCTCGAATTACGGAACTTCACCACAAAATCAAACCACTGGAAGTGAAAATATCAGACCTCAAAGACCAACATGCTGAGAACGTTGCAGGTAAGCAATCaagttttacagtttcattgtaacatgcaaaaaacaaatgcaggcaAATTGTTCGATTATatgattttgtgtttcattttcagcGCTTCAAGCGAGACTGAATTTGTCAAAGAGGCAACTGCAAGACAGCGAACTTCAACTCAAGGATGCAGACGCAAAGAATTTTAAATTGAGTATGACAGCTTGTTAGTCGCGAATGTTTctagttgtgttgtttgtttccttgaAGCACAAAATaacattgtgtctgtgtctctgctaGTAATGGAGATCATTGATCTGAGGGAACAGCTGACAAAGGCTCAGAAACAGACATCACAAGCTGCTGGAAAAAATATTAATGGTTTGtccatttgttattttcctATGATGGGCTTCTGTTGTCGTCACACAATTTGCATGCTAGAATGGCTGTTATACACACATGTATTCATATAAGACCAACACCTAATGACTGAATCTTCTGTATGTTCTCTTAAACAAACATCCGGCAACCTTCCTCTTCTATCTGGAATCTTCATGGTTTTCTTGCCATTgtgctttattttctgtcatcttTCTCAGAATTGGAACAACAacttcaaacacaacaaagagagaataaaaactggaaaactCCAACAGAGGTGAGTAATGCACTCaatatcttttttgttttgggaaATTTGCCTTTTGTACAGATCTATGttacacatgttgtttttcatggcTCTGCGCTGGCGACAGCCGTGGTTGGAAGCACCATGTTTTCGGGTCATCCattcaaacaaaatatataagcaAAGCCTGGAGGGAATTTCACCACATCTGGCAC
Coding sequences:
- the si:ch211-14a17.10 gene encoding interaptin isoform X3, translated to MAGGSHLIRLLLLLSGVFEASDSRHVPPETNKTFISFAGSANVDSYLSKFPITLPEGIDPKNIHVTSVKIASCTDMEEKINLLNKQLQETTLHNSQRDEEAFELRRDVRLLKMQLATCSSTASAVTVSHQTQLYYQMKLLLETFDSDTFLNLKVIALTREVTTLQRRIELAANSTETEIRVLKNELQVKMNDLQAKKQQMEKRFSNSALILQIISLQNQIWDLEVEESRRGETVLQQDNRIAALQKQLDMKLRELRQQGDASSVMLEIISVYSKIAVTQRLISVHTEKSKANYTDYQMQMKQKAALLTKKILRLNREEGNTELTKEIFILQGEIGILRQMMVNAKTDHRLTELRVILEQGKSQQENLRKQLEETDFTQAQLIMKIIGMMREVREQQRDEQQQTTSTSQATVQPLLQAKEREYAKAQADIKELQRLLQEKSEECSGYEERYSHLKTEFKQKIAELNRTGDSKAALILNVINLHDELKTLRDLISTTKDPDRLSDLQRQLEEKGEELNSKTADMKRLIANPNIILSIIKLQQEIWYLQKRGINGTTRNKERELQTRVDGLISETNNKGDESIKLMLKIMTLQSQVGQLQKQLSDHHMVKSATVAQLQKDLSTKEKELQKYVDELNKENQENAQLIVTITDLNNRLRTLQEEKQSEGQTTSATITKLKKQLKIKEEEHLRDQVEMRALQNELNQTAAQCSSFGQKIQDLQNGLDEKLKKLQSESDSVTSLALQVSTLTLQQEELKRQLQNTDSEAKIQELQKQIEEKNNKLAEKTEELKARSAQPQRFLHIISLQTEIVKLVNVAANNTDYSKIRALQDHLNDLIEGIQDENSENTKLLFKVLTLQEEVARLKKQEESQSEAQLKKIKDLENELEDIRIQITEETLALDSSDLTFSNLSARITELHHKIKPLEVKISDLKDQHAENVAALQARLNLSKRQLQDSELQLKDADAKNFKLIMEIIDLREQLTKAQKQTSQAAGKNINELEQQLQTQQRENKKLENSNRALQNELNQTAAQCSSFGQKIQDLQNGLDEKLKKLQSESDSVTSLALQVSTLTLQQEELKRQLQNTDSEAKIQELQKQIEEKNNNLAEKTEELKARSAQPQRFLHIISLQTEIVKLMKVAANNTDYSKIRAMQDHLNDLIEGIQDENSENTKLLFKVLTLQEEVARLKKQEESQSEAQLKKIKDLENRLEDIRIQITEKTLALDSSDLTFSNLSARITELHHKIKPLEVKISDLKDQHAENVAALQARLNLSKRQLQDSELQLKDADAKNFKLIMEIIDLREQLTKAQKQTSQAAGKNINELEQQLQTQQRENKKLENSNRALQNELNQTAAQCSSFGQKIQDLQNGLDEKLKKLQSESDSVTSLALQVSTLTLQQEELKRQLQNTDSEAKIQELQKQIEEKNNNLAEKTEELKARSAQPQRFLHIISLQTEIVKLMKVAANNTDYSKIRAMQDHLNDLIEGIQDENSENTKLLFKVLTLQEEVARLKKQEESQSEAQLKKIKDLENELEDIRIQITEKTLALDSSDLTFSNLSARITELHHKIKPLEVKISDLKDQHAENVAALQARLNLSKRQLQDSELQLKDADAKNFKLIMEIIDLREQLTKAQKQTSQAAGKNINELEQQLQTQQRENKKLENSNRDLKQMLKELKMCCNDQNTLSEEQQRQLQVCQQDMDRLERQLQERDTSLKQLQQENQSLQNQLSNLEGRTIFTRKITLDPNTANPRIALSADYTEMSTAEEIQNVHDHQGRFDVVVAVLGDTGFSSGRHYWEVSVAGKSCYHLGMASESALRRGSISFNPTNGYWTIVKNKQGQYRAADNRPVQLTVQTQPLTLGILLDYKKGQVSFYDAGARSHIYSFQSQKFTDKIHPFINFCVEDTERRTPIVLLTPGSTDWIK